Genomic window (Etheostoma spectabile isolate EspeVRDwgs_2016 unplaced genomic scaffold, UIUC_Espe_1.0 scaffold00007610, whole genome shotgun sequence):
AACCTGGCTGATGTTCCTTGGTCTCGTCCCAATCTCTGCTGTTATCAGCCTCAGGTTCAGAGGGCAAAGCCTGGTGATGAGCAGCCGGTTGTAAAATATGTTCTGGATGTAAGTTCCTGTCTGGTTCTGCTCCTCTACAATCCTCTCcctcagcttctgtttccatgtgttcagtttgtctttgatgaagccgtgaggactgagcttcctctCCATCTTCTTCCCTCTTCACAGAGACAGATGTGAACAGGAActtgatatcagcctcctccagcccttgaagctgctctccctcctgctcctctttaatgtgaGGGGGGGGCTCTTACTCCTGCTGGTCCACAATGGAGCTccactcctgctgctcagggggaacctcTTGTTTAATCACCAACACCTGCTGGACGTCTACAGGTAGCACTGAAACACAGAAAGGAAAACTGATGTCATGCTGTTTAGGTATGCAATGCTGAGTTTATGCTACCAGCTGAAATAACGGCAGAGCGGAGCGGTCCATTAAATTCCCCCCGCTGACCGTAGCTAAAATACCCCCATGTTGAGAGGGCAGACTCGCAAACGTGCCTCACATTGCCTACCAACTTGTACCCCTgatttttcagcctttatttgtttatatttagtCAAACTGTCTATTATAAGTCTGCCAAATTACCTGTTAGCAGCTCCTGTTTGCAGTGTACCCATGAATGGGAAGTAGAGGTGTCAATATGCGTGATACATGTTAGTTGCTGGGCAACTTCACAGTTTAccattttaaaaagtgcttCTTTTTACCATTGAACGGCaaagattattattctaagtgtcttacaacattatggaaaggatttatAAAGGAGGTTCAGTTTTCTGTTAAACCCTTATGTCCTCGGGttaaattgacctgttttcctatatctaTGTTCtttgtaattccccaaaataacatgattgattccacccaacgctctttggcaagtacaaatctctactttcgttaattttggggcgtcttattcgaTTTTTCATAGCAtctgaaaacaaattgaagtgtttttgaaatagtattgagtaaagttgacatattccagtctgtaattatccatcaacatccattcctcaAATTTTAGTTGAGGGTTAAAGAGTAGGATCCTTGTAGTcgaacatgaaacagccccgaaatcatcatcaccaaacccaccagactccatgtaaataatcactacttttagcgtgtatagagcagcatatctccaccagactccatgtaaataatcactacttttagcgtgtatagagcagcatatctccaccagactcatgtaaataatcagtacttttagcgtgtatagagcacatTCTCAGTTGAGACTCACAAAATCAAACTATGGGTTTGTttttatagagcagcatatctgcaccagactccatgtaaacaaACAGTTATTTCAACATTGTAAAAGACACTTCATTCAATGttgagaaacacaaaataaaactatgggtttgtttttccacttttccaacaatCAGCACTCTGCTTTGTTggttaaacataaaaaataaaccaagACGGCTTTCACGGTTCAGggtccatgtaaataaccaatACTTTGAACGTGTACAGAGCCAACCTATTTTCACGTGTAATTTGTTAAACTATGTgattatttcaaccaaaccacaGTGCTGATTGTTGGTTAAGTGGAAAAAAgaaaccaagacggcttttcacggttctattttgtgtttctcatcTGTGAATGAAGTGTCATTTACGatgataaaattactgtttatgcTGCTCTAtgcatgctaaaagtagtgattatttacatggagtctggtggagatatgctgctctatacacgctaaaagtagtgattatttacatggagtctggtggagatatgctgctctatacacgctaaaagtagttagtatttacatggagtctggtggagatatgctgctctatacacgctaaaagtagtgattatttacatggagtctggtggagatatgctgctctatacacgctaaaagtagtgattatttacatggagtctggtggagatatgctgctctatacacgctaaaagtagtgattatttacatggagtctggtggagatatgctgctctatacacgctaaaagtagtgattatttacatggagtctggtggagatatgctgctctatacacgctaaaagtagtgattatttacatggagtctggtggagatatgctgctctatacacactaaaagtagtgattacttACATGGATTCTGGTGGGGTTAAACAAAACGGCTCTtcctctttaacagaaaggtcgacctccttagaaaccctttccataatgttgtcagacacttaatataataataataataatctgaaaaCCGAGCCTCTAACAGCGAGAGGGGGGAAGAGTGAAAGGAGACACACCTGCTCGGTGTAACCGGAGATGAGGGCCGAGCGCGGTGTCCCTCCGCTCCCGGTGTCCCTCGTCCTCCTCCCGGTGCCCCAGCTCCTCCTTCCGGGACCGACCCAGCTCCTCCTCCCGGGACCGACCCAGCTCCTCCTCCCGGGACCGACCCAGTTCCTCCTCGTACTCCGCTATCGTGGTCtcaaacagcccaaatatctcCTGCGCAGCCGCAGCTAGTCGCTGCTCCACCAGCGCCCTCAGCGCGCGGCCTTTAGACATCGCCCACCCAGTCACAGGCACGTTTCCTACACCCGGGCTGGGTGGAGCCGCGTGGGCTCTCCCCGGCGAACGGCCACGCGGATGCTAGCTGTTGTTAGCCGCTAGCAGGCTAAGCTAACGTCGACATCTCCGTAGCAACCGGGAGATGAGTGACAGGTAAATATTCAGGAAGAGATGAGAAGCACAGTCCGTTCAGACAGGAGTACCCGGATATAGAGAGACATAAAGagactcacaaacacacaatctcaacaCAACTAAGCGACTCTACTGTTGCTCCTCACGTTAGGCACCATCTTGCTCAAATACTAACATccggttcttcttcttcttcttcttgtggtTTTGATGGCGCATTACCGCCACCAGCTGGACTGGAGCGGGGATCAGGAGCCTACACTTCCTCAAATtctctttaataataataaaaataattttcttccCGTTGACTTAATCtgaaattgttgtttttctgatgaaaaatgaaaaacctttttatcgAGTTTgtcgtctttttctttttgacccTTTACGTACgtgtatagatgtatgtgtatagatgtatgtgtatagatgtatgtgtatagatgtatgtgtatagatgtatgtgtatagatgtatgtgtatagatgtatgtgtatagatgtatgtgtaTAGA
Coding sequences:
- the LOC116678514 gene encoding uncharacterized protein LOC116678514 isoform X3; this encodes MSKGRALRALVEQRLAAAAQEIFGLFETTIAEYEEELGRSREEELGRSREEELGRSRKEELGHREEDEGHRERRDTALGPHLRLHRAVLPVDVQQVLVIKQEVPPEQQEWSSIVDQQE